A region from the Arthrobacter roseus genome encodes:
- a CDS encoding peptide ABC transporter substrate-binding protein codes for MRYSRTSKMLGVAAIAALALSACGGGDNSTESQGDTSRVIVVDGSEPQQPLIPTNTNEVGGGKVLDLVFAGLISYDAEGKSQNEMAESIETEDSQNYTIKLKEGKTFTNGDPVTASSFVDAWNYGAAAKNAQLSSYFFESIEGYDEAAAEGSKVEEMSGLKVVDDQTFTVKLRQPESDFPLRLGYSAFFPMPAEALENPEKFGENPVGNGPYKFDGEGAWQHNQEIKLVPNEDYEGPQKAQNAGVTFKMYQNDTTAYQDLISDNLDVLQTIPTSDIQNFKNDLDDRWIESPYAGNQTIAIPYYLKNWDGEAGQLRRQAISMAINRDEITKVIFNSGRTPAKEFTAPVLDGYSDNLPGSENLEFNPEKAKELWEKAEKLEPFDKSEPLTIAYNADKGDHKTWVQAVVNSIKNELGIEISGKPYATFKEVRTIATDGELTGAIRAGWQADYPSLANFLGPIYTTGAGSNDARYTNEKFDQAISDGLAAASVEEGNEAMNKAQEMLLEDLPAIPLWYQVAQGGWSNNVTNVEFGWNGVPLYYAITGK; via the coding sequence ATGCGTTACTCGCGCACTTCCAAAATGCTCGGAGTCGCAGCGATCGCTGCACTGGCGCTGAGCGCATGTGGTGGGGGAGATAACTCCACCGAGTCGCAGGGCGACACCAGCCGCGTCATCGTCGTGGATGGTTCGGAACCCCAGCAGCCGTTGATCCCTACCAACACCAATGAGGTGGGCGGCGGTAAAGTTCTAGATCTCGTTTTTGCTGGTCTGATCAGCTACGACGCTGAGGGCAAGTCCCAGAACGAGATGGCGGAATCCATCGAAACCGAAGATTCCCAGAACTACACGATCAAGCTGAAGGAAGGCAAGACCTTCACCAACGGTGATCCTGTAACGGCGAGCTCTTTCGTTGATGCGTGGAACTATGGCGCCGCCGCCAAGAATGCACAGCTGAGCAGCTACTTCTTCGAGAGCATCGAGGGCTACGATGAAGCGGCCGCAGAAGGCTCCAAGGTAGAAGAGATGTCGGGCCTGAAGGTCGTTGACGACCAGACGTTCACCGTCAAGCTCCGCCAGCCGGAGTCTGACTTCCCGCTTCGCCTTGGCTATAGCGCGTTCTTCCCCATGCCTGCTGAGGCTTTGGAAAATCCCGAAAAATTCGGTGAGAACCCGGTTGGTAACGGACCGTACAAGTTCGACGGCGAAGGTGCGTGGCAGCACAACCAGGAGATCAAGCTGGTGCCCAACGAGGATTACGAAGGTCCTCAGAAGGCTCAGAACGCTGGTGTGACGTTCAAGATGTACCAAAATGACACCACGGCCTATCAGGACCTGATTTCTGACAACCTGGACGTCCTTCAGACCATCCCTACCTCAGACATCCAGAACTTCAAGAATGACCTCGACGATCGCTGGATCGAGTCACCGTACGCGGGCAACCAGACCATCGCCATCCCGTACTACTTGAAGAACTGGGACGGCGAGGCAGGCCAGCTTCGTCGCCAAGCGATTTCTATGGCGATCAACCGCGATGAGATCACCAAAGTGATCTTCAACAGCGGTCGCACGCCAGCCAAGGAATTCACCGCTCCGGTCCTTGACGGATACTCCGATAACCTCCCGGGCAGCGAGAACCTTGAGTTCAACCCCGAGAAGGCCAAAGAGCTGTGGGAGAAGGCAGAAAAGCTCGAGCCGTTCGATAAGAGTGAGCCGCTGACCATTGCTTACAACGCGGACAAGGGAGATCACAAGACCTGGGTTCAAGCAGTGGTCAACAGCATCAAGAACGAGCTCGGTATCGAGATCAGTGGTAAGCCGTACGCAACCTTCAAGGAAGTGCGTACCATCGCCACCGATGGTGAACTGACAGGTGCCATCCGGGCAGGTTGGCAGGCAGACTACCCGTCGCTGGCCAACTTCCTTGGCCCGATCTACACCACGGGTGCTGGTTCCAACGATGCTCGCTACACCAACGAGAAGTTTGATCAGGCCATCAGTGACGGTTTGGCGGCAGCTTCAGTCGAAGAGGGCAACGAGGCCATGAACAAGGCCCAGGAAATGTTGCTGGAAGATCTGCCTGCCATTCCGCTCTGGTACCAGGTAGCCCAGGGTGGTTGGAGCAACAACGTGACCAACGTTGAGTTCGGTTGGAACGGCGTTCCGCTTTACTACGCCATCACCGGCAAGTAA
- a CDS encoding ABC transporter ATP-binding protein: MTDGVIENSDNPPTRRGSKGGPVLQVENLCVDFGVEKEWVPAAIDLNYYVNAGEVLAIVGESGSGKSASSMALLGLLPSNARVTGTVMLNGKSVLELSPAKLRQIRGNDVAVIFQEPMTALNPVYTVGFQIIETLRLHNEISPDEAKQRALKMLELVELPDPDKAFKSYPHQLSGGQRQRAMIAQSLSCDPKLLLADEPTTALDVTVQAEILDLIRNLKNKLNSAIVLITHDMGVVADLADRIAVMRQGRIVESGTAEEVFHNPRHEYTRALLAAVPHLGGRGEDGGVDISAALAAAAHTEIEGVSKAELERREQAVLAGVKANQEEKYSGEPVLELSNVSIEYPKQGRVPAFRAVEGANLVVYPGQVVGLVGESGSGKTTIGRAAVGLLPVAEGTLKVVGKNIAGMKGNSKEMHALRRDVGMVFQDPSSSLNPRLPIGESIGEPMFLAKEARGAQLQKRIEELLDQVQLPRAYRNRYPHELSGGQKQRVGIARALSLKPKLMVADEPTSALDVSVQATVLELFQELQKELGFAALFVTHDLAVVDVVSDHICVMRRGRIVEQGSRDNILRRPQDPYTQRLLAAVPLPDPQKQKERRELRARLLASVGE, encoded by the coding sequence ATGACTGATGGAGTCATCGAAAATTCAGACAACCCGCCCACCAGGCGTGGGTCCAAGGGCGGCCCCGTGCTTCAGGTGGAAAACCTGTGCGTGGACTTCGGCGTCGAGAAAGAATGGGTGCCCGCAGCGATCGATCTCAACTATTACGTCAACGCGGGTGAGGTGCTGGCGATCGTCGGCGAGTCCGGTTCGGGTAAAAGCGCCAGCTCTATGGCGCTCCTCGGGTTGTTGCCGTCCAACGCACGCGTCACCGGCACGGTCATGCTCAATGGAAAATCCGTTCTTGAGCTGTCTCCGGCAAAATTGCGTCAGATCCGAGGTAATGACGTAGCTGTGATCTTCCAAGAACCGATGACGGCACTTAACCCGGTGTATACCGTCGGCTTTCAGATCATCGAGACCCTTCGCCTTCACAATGAGATTTCTCCGGATGAAGCCAAACAGCGCGCCCTAAAAATGCTGGAACTGGTTGAACTTCCAGACCCAGATAAGGCGTTCAAGTCCTACCCTCACCAGCTGTCCGGGGGGCAGCGCCAGCGCGCCATGATTGCGCAATCGCTCTCGTGTGACCCGAAGTTGCTGCTGGCTGATGAGCCTACTACTGCACTCGATGTCACGGTTCAGGCCGAAATCCTGGATCTGATCCGTAACCTGAAGAACAAGCTGAACAGTGCCATCGTCCTCATCACCCACGACATGGGCGTCGTCGCAGACCTCGCAGACCGGATAGCCGTCATGCGTCAGGGCCGGATCGTGGAGAGTGGAACTGCAGAGGAGGTCTTCCACAACCCTCGGCACGAATATACGCGGGCCCTGCTTGCGGCAGTCCCGCACCTCGGTGGTCGTGGCGAAGACGGAGGCGTGGATATCAGCGCCGCTCTAGCCGCAGCGGCTCACACCGAAATCGAGGGAGTCAGTAAGGCTGAACTCGAACGACGCGAGCAGGCAGTATTGGCGGGCGTCAAGGCCAACCAGGAGGAGAAGTATTCCGGTGAGCCAGTTCTCGAACTGAGCAATGTCTCCATCGAGTATCCGAAGCAGGGCCGCGTACCAGCGTTCCGCGCCGTCGAAGGCGCAAACCTCGTGGTGTACCCAGGACAGGTTGTTGGTCTGGTCGGTGAATCCGGCTCAGGGAAGACTACCATTGGGCGCGCTGCTGTCGGACTTCTGCCTGTTGCAGAGGGGACGCTCAAAGTGGTCGGCAAGAACATCGCCGGGATGAAGGGGAACTCCAAGGAGATGCACGCGCTCCGCAGAGACGTAGGCATGGTTTTTCAAGACCCGTCGTCATCTCTGAACCCTCGCCTACCCATCGGTGAAAGCATCGGCGAGCCTATGTTCTTGGCTAAGGAAGCCCGGGGCGCCCAACTTCAAAAACGTATCGAAGAGTTGTTGGACCAGGTGCAGTTGCCTCGGGCTTACCGCAACCGTTATCCGCATGAGCTCTCCGGTGGCCAGAAGCAGAGAGTCGGAATTGCGCGCGCGCTGTCCCTGAAACCCAAGTTGATGGTGGCCGATGAGCCGACATCGGCGTTGGATGTTTCCGTTCAGGCAACGGTGCTTGAACTGTTTCAGGAACTACAGAAAGAATTGGGTTTCGCCGCTCTTTTTGTCACCCACGACCTCGCAGTTGTCGATGTCGTCTCTGACCATATTTGCGTGATGCGTCGGGGCCGGATCGTTGAGCAGGGCTCGCGGGACAACATTCTTCGTAGACCTCAGGACCCGTACACACAACGGCTGCTCGCAGCCGTGCCTCTGCCGGATCCACAGAAGCAGAAAGAACGCCGTGAGCTCCGCGCCAGGCTTCTCGCTTCCGTAGGGGAATAA
- a CDS encoding PH domain-containing protein, whose protein sequence is MTNPQNMVSADVFRPRTSIWFTGLALVLVVIGLISSIVRYGAVTGVAGSWPLIVCAFLAWWLFWYPRIEVSSTAVTIHNPLQVIDVPWEALIDVDTRYALKLVTPTGRYTAWAAPAPGIFGTHRGRTEHVQGLPASTYGPAQSIRPGDLKNTDSGAAAYLVRSRWEAMANAGTIDIDATEQAKVSKKSNLLLTVVFVVLIVAGLTVAPLFY, encoded by the coding sequence ATGACAAACCCACAAAATATGGTCAGCGCCGATGTGTTTCGACCCCGTACGTCCATCTGGTTCACCGGGCTGGCACTTGTGCTGGTTGTCATTGGCTTGATTTCTTCGATCGTTAGATACGGCGCCGTGACCGGCGTTGCCGGCTCCTGGCCGCTGATTGTCTGTGCATTCCTTGCGTGGTGGCTCTTCTGGTACCCGCGCATTGAAGTGTCCTCGACTGCTGTGACCATTCACAATCCGCTGCAGGTGATTGACGTCCCGTGGGAAGCGCTCATCGACGTGGATACCCGCTACGCCTTGAAGCTCGTGACACCTACTGGTCGCTACACTGCGTGGGCCGCGCCTGCTCCGGGGATCTTTGGCACCCACCGTGGCCGAACAGAGCATGTGCAGGGCTTGCCCGCCTCCACGTACGGACCGGCACAGTCCATCAGGCCCGGAGACCTGAAGAACACAGATTCCGGCGCTGCCGCATACCTTGTCCGTTCGCGCTGGGAAGCTATGGCAAACGCCGGCACCATTGACATTGACGCCACGGAACAAGCCAAGGTGAGCAAAAAGTCCAATCTTCTGCTGACCGTGGTTTTTGTGGTCCTGATAGTTGCCGGGCTCACCGTAGCGCCGCTGTTCTACTAG
- a CDS encoding ABC transporter permease, protein MTIQNPPDTPRTDPGPDPRESKSLEVPDTTKGLSQAQLVRKRFLDNVAAIISLVVFVLIVLLAFSSMGFLGVPGWWKYSHTEPMTLINNGQPTFQHIFNWGDHPFGQDTIGRDVFAMTMRGAQNSLVIMFIIGIIATVIGVVVGAVSGYFRGMVEAVLMRLTDVIIIIPVIVLAAVLGSIANRYFDRGLGVLFLGVLIGLIAWTGMARLVRGEFLSLREREFVDAAKIAGASNNRIIFKHILPNAVGVIIVNTTLLMAAAILIETALSYIGFGVQAPDTSLGKLISDNQEAFQTRPWLFWFPGLFIVVICLSINFIGDGLRDAFDPRQKKFNAKKAKKMASEA, encoded by the coding sequence ATGACAATTCAGAATCCGCCGGACACGCCACGCACCGATCCGGGCCCTGATCCCAGGGAAAGTAAGTCACTGGAAGTCCCTGACACAACAAAAGGCCTGTCGCAGGCTCAGCTTGTTCGTAAGCGTTTCCTTGACAACGTCGCCGCCATCATTTCGCTGGTTGTGTTCGTGCTGATCGTCTTGCTGGCGTTCTCATCGATGGGCTTCCTGGGAGTTCCTGGTTGGTGGAAATACAGCCACACGGAGCCAATGACACTTATCAACAACGGCCAGCCAACATTTCAGCACATTTTCAATTGGGGAGATCATCCCTTCGGCCAGGACACCATTGGCCGCGATGTTTTCGCGATGACCATGCGCGGAGCTCAGAACTCGCTCGTGATCATGTTCATCATCGGCATCATCGCCACCGTTATCGGCGTTGTTGTCGGCGCTGTATCGGGATACTTCCGCGGCATGGTTGAGGCTGTTCTGATGCGGTTGACTGACGTCATCATCATCATCCCGGTTATCGTTCTCGCAGCGGTCCTCGGAAGCATTGCCAACAGGTACTTCGACCGCGGGTTGGGAGTGCTATTCCTCGGAGTGCTCATCGGGCTGATTGCGTGGACGGGTATGGCGCGTCTGGTCCGTGGTGAGTTCCTTTCGCTGCGCGAGCGTGAATTCGTCGATGCGGCGAAGATTGCCGGTGCATCCAATAACCGCATTATCTTCAAGCACATCCTGCCAAATGCTGTGGGCGTCATCATCGTGAACACCACGCTGCTTATGGCGGCGGCCATCCTCATCGAGACTGCGCTGAGCTACATTGGCTTCGGTGTGCAGGCCCCGGATACCTCGCTCGGCAAGCTGATCAGTGATAATCAGGAGGCGTTCCAGACGCGTCCGTGGCTGTTCTGGTTCCCGGGTCTCTTCATCGTGGTGATCTGTTTGTCCATCAACTTCATTGGTGATGGTCTGCGCGATGCTTTTGACCCCCGGCAGAAGAAGTTCAATGCAAAGAAGGCAAAGAAAATGGCTTCGGAGGCGTAG
- a CDS encoding ABC transporter permease, with product MVTYIVRRLITAVLILFGASFIVYILTALSGDPLADLRQLRTPNKEALIQSRVELLDLNTPPPIRYFIWLSGAAKCVVPFLGTCDLGQSIQGEPVTEALARAMGQTISLVTAATILAIVVGISLGIITALRQYSGLDYGVTFMAFLFFSLPIFWLAVLLKEYAAIGFNDFLAEPHIPISALLVIGLVSAVIWGILAGGSWKRKGLAAVIGFVVAFGILFVMDVTGWFVDPGLGPVLIAIFGVGVAYAVTGLTSGLKNRRALYSALLMVPIGLICYYALNPLLSAATPLMIVLLAAGAILVGCIVGYFMGGYDRGQSMRAGAIAAFLIGSLIVLDRFLVTWSAYSSNSRVRGRPIATTGASTPGLDGDFWIAGLDNFTHLLLPTIALMLASLAGYSRYSRSSMLEIMNMDYIRTARAKGLSERTVVMRHAFRNALIPLATLVAFDIGALIGGAVITEQVFAFSGMGALFINALNRVDPNPIMGFFLITGILALVFNLIADLAYSALDPRVRVKA from the coding sequence ATGGTTACCTACATTGTTCGGCGCCTTATTACCGCCGTCCTCATCCTGTTTGGTGCCTCCTTCATTGTCTACATCCTGACAGCACTGTCGGGAGACCCCCTGGCAGACCTGCGCCAGCTACGGACACCAAACAAGGAAGCCCTCATCCAGAGCCGCGTTGAGCTGCTCGACCTGAACACACCGCCGCCCATCCGATACTTCATTTGGCTTTCAGGCGCAGCAAAGTGTGTCGTGCCTTTCCTGGGTACCTGTGACCTTGGCCAGAGTATTCAGGGTGAGCCAGTGACGGAAGCCCTGGCACGCGCCATGGGGCAGACGATCTCCCTGGTCACCGCCGCCACAATTCTCGCCATCGTCGTGGGTATTTCCCTCGGCATCATCACGGCTCTCCGTCAGTACAGCGGACTGGACTACGGCGTCACGTTCATGGCGTTCCTGTTCTTCTCCCTTCCAATCTTCTGGCTCGCGGTGTTGCTCAAGGAGTACGCCGCCATCGGCTTCAATGACTTCTTGGCAGAACCTCATATACCGATATCCGCACTCTTGGTCATAGGACTGGTCAGCGCGGTCATCTGGGGCATTCTGGCAGGCGGATCGTGGAAGCGAAAAGGTTTGGCGGCGGTCATCGGATTCGTTGTTGCCTTCGGCATCCTGTTCGTCATGGATGTGACTGGCTGGTTTGTTGATCCAGGCCTTGGCCCCGTCCTTATCGCCATCTTCGGCGTCGGTGTTGCCTACGCCGTAACCGGCCTGACCTCAGGCCTCAAGAATCGCCGAGCACTCTACTCAGCGCTGCTGATGGTCCCCATTGGGCTGATTTGCTACTACGCTCTCAACCCGCTTCTTTCCGCGGCTACACCGTTGATGATCGTGCTCCTTGCAGCCGGAGCTATCCTCGTAGGTTGCATTGTCGGTTACTTCATGGGCGGCTACGACCGCGGACAGAGCATGCGGGCTGGTGCTATTGCGGCGTTCTTGATTGGTAGTCTCATTGTTCTGGACCGTTTCCTGGTGACCTGGTCCGCGTACTCAAGTAATTCACGAGTACGTGGAAGGCCCATTGCAACAACGGGTGCATCGACTCCAGGTCTCGACGGTGATTTTTGGATTGCCGGTCTGGACAACTTCACGCACCTGCTGCTGCCCACCATCGCGCTCATGCTGGCATCATTGGCCGGTTACAGCCGTTACTCGCGTTCCTCCATGCTCGAAATCATGAACATGGACTACATCAGAACAGCGCGGGCCAAGGGTCTATCCGAGCGGACTGTTGTTATGCGCCACGCGTTCCGCAACGCACTGATCCCCCTGGCAACGCTCGTAGCTTTTGATATCGGCGCGCTGATCGGCGGCGCGGTTATCACCGAGCAGGTCTTTGCCTTTAGCGGCATGGGCGCTCTGTTTATTAATGCCCTGAACCGAGTGGATCCGAATCCCATCATGGGATTCTTCCTGATTACAGGCATTTTGGCGCTAGTGTTCAACCTGATCGCTGACCTCGCCTATTCCGCTCTCGATCCGCGCGTAAGGGTGAAAGCATGA
- a CDS encoding ABC transporter family substrate-binding protein — translation MRFGRTSKAVGVAAVAALALSACAANTGTEDGGNGGGEESGGEVRVVEVNAFSSFNPDTAKGNVDINSKIEYATHSDFNYISNDLEIVKNEKFGKYEVLSEDPLTVKYTVNEGVKWSDGEAIDAGDLMLNWAVMSGHFNDAKTDKEGEVVSGANYFDYAGDTSGLGLTDVPEIGEDGRSITLVYEKPFADWEISFGIGMPAHVVATQGGLADEDALIELLQSAPEGDPEKPQERPDLKKVAEFWNTGFDTKALPSDPSLYLSSGPFVVKDIVPEQSMTMVRNEDYDWGPMPKIDEITVKYIGEAPAQVQALDNGEVDIIAPQASADTIEQLEALDGITVEKGNQLSYDHVDLNFTGPFEDKDVREAFMLTIPRQAIFDAIIKPLNPEGAPLDSQLFLPEQDAYAEAVKVNGSENFQEVDIEAAKKLLNGKTPEIKILYSNANPNRVDSYTLMAASAAKAGFKVVDGGLGGSDWGPALGTGTYDAALFGWINSGVGVTGVPQLFSTDGGGNYSGFSNAEVDKLSDQLILETDPEKQSEIQIQIDKILWDSMYGLPLFQPVGVDAYSDRIEGVKYMPNQTGVWWNFWEWSVKK, via the coding sequence ATGCGTTTCGGACGTACTTCCAAAGCAGTGGGAGTTGCAGCAGTTGCTGCACTCGCACTGAGCGCTTGTGCTGCAAACACAGGCACAGAAGACGGCGGCAATGGCGGCGGTGAAGAGAGCGGCGGTGAAGTTCGCGTAGTTGAGGTGAACGCGTTCAGCTCGTTCAACCCGGACACGGCCAAGGGCAATGTCGACATCAACAGCAAGATCGAATACGCAACGCATTCGGACTTCAACTACATCAGCAACGATCTCGAAATCGTCAAGAACGAGAAGTTCGGTAAGTATGAAGTCCTCTCCGAGGATCCGCTGACGGTCAAGTACACCGTCAACGAGGGCGTGAAGTGGTCCGATGGTGAGGCCATCGACGCTGGCGACCTGATGTTGAACTGGGCTGTCATGTCCGGCCACTTCAACGATGCCAAAACGGACAAAGAAGGCGAAGTCGTCTCCGGCGCCAACTACTTCGACTATGCAGGTGATACCTCAGGCCTCGGACTGACAGACGTCCCGGAAATCGGGGAGGACGGCCGTTCCATCACGCTCGTCTACGAAAAGCCCTTCGCTGATTGGGAAATCTCCTTCGGCATTGGAATGCCCGCGCATGTTGTAGCCACTCAGGGTGGTCTCGCTGACGAGGATGCGCTCATTGAACTCCTCCAGTCGGCACCTGAGGGCGACCCAGAGAAGCCCCAGGAGCGTCCCGACCTGAAGAAGGTCGCGGAATTCTGGAATACCGGCTTTGACACGAAGGCGCTTCCGAGTGATCCCTCCCTCTACCTTTCCAGTGGTCCGTTTGTTGTCAAGGACATTGTCCCTGAACAGTCGATGACCATGGTTCGTAATGAGGACTACGACTGGGGTCCCATGCCCAAGATCGATGAGATCACGGTCAAATACATCGGTGAAGCTCCGGCACAGGTTCAGGCTCTGGACAACGGCGAGGTCGACATCATCGCACCGCAGGCGTCCGCAGACACGATTGAGCAGCTGGAAGCGCTGGATGGCATCACGGTCGAGAAGGGCAATCAGCTCTCCTATGATCACGTGGACCTGAACTTCACAGGCCCGTTCGAAGACAAGGACGTGCGTGAGGCATTCATGCTGACGATTCCTCGTCAGGCTATCTTCGACGCCATTATCAAGCCGCTCAACCCTGAGGGTGCGCCGCTGGACTCGCAGCTGTTCCTGCCGGAACAGGATGCGTATGCGGAAGCCGTCAAGGTCAACGGGTCGGAGAACTTCCAAGAGGTCGACATCGAGGCTGCCAAGAAGCTCCTCAATGGTAAGACCCCCGAAATCAAGATCTTGTACAGCAATGCCAACCCCAACCGCGTAGATTCCTACACGCTGATGGCAGCTTCGGCGGCCAAGGCTGGCTTCAAGGTTGTTGACGGCGGTCTCGGCGGTTCCGACTGGGGCCCAGCGCTGGGTACGGGAACCTATGATGCTGCTCTCTTCGGTTGGATCAACTCCGGCGTCGGCGTGACCGGCGTTCCACAGTTGTTCAGCACCGACGGTGGTGGCAACTACAGCGGGTTCTCCAACGCGGAGGTGGATAAGCTTTCAGATCAGTTGATCCTCGAGACTGACCCTGAAAAGCAGAGTGAGATACAGATTCAGATCGACAAGATTCTCTGGGACTCCATGTACGGACTGCCGCTCTTCCAGCCGGTTGGCGTGGACGCTTACAGCGATCGCATCGAAGGCGTGAAGTACATGCCTAACCAGACCGGTGTCTGGTGGAACTTCTGGGAATGGTCCGTCAAGAAGTAA
- a CDS encoding YqjF family protein, giving the protein MRDTEPACDSRLVAEKLKVNSCVSPIHSPPLGSTAILRQRWSEVTFLHWNVDPSIVEPHMPPGCSPDVINGSTWVGLIAFQMSKSSFFGSPSIPWLGNFPEVNVRLYSIDEHGHRGVVFLSLEASHLIPVLVARAAFGLKYQWASMKLAQRDGKVAYRTRRHGQPDAASHFIVRPSQDSAANAAVRVDPISTFLTARWGFHENHLGHTIYCRNYHDPWPLQHAELVYLDDGLLAAAGFEGLTDRAPDSVLYAPEVTTVFAAPQRHNRLH; this is encoded by the coding sequence ATGCGGGACACAGAGCCTGCATGCGACTCAAGATTGGTGGCTGAGAAACTTAAAGTGAACTCCTGTGTATCGCCCATACACTCTCCACCGCTAGGAAGTACCGCTATTTTGCGGCAGCGATGGAGTGAAGTGACGTTTCTGCACTGGAACGTCGATCCGAGTATCGTCGAGCCGCACATGCCACCGGGTTGCTCTCCCGACGTGATCAACGGGAGCACATGGGTGGGGCTCATAGCATTTCAGATGTCTAAGAGTTCCTTCTTTGGCAGCCCAAGCATCCCGTGGCTCGGCAACTTCCCTGAGGTCAACGTTCGCCTCTATTCGATTGACGAACACGGTCATCGAGGGGTTGTTTTCCTCAGTTTAGAGGCGTCACATCTTATCCCTGTGCTTGTTGCGCGAGCGGCATTCGGCCTGAAATATCAGTGGGCTTCGATGAAGCTGGCACAACGGGATGGCAAAGTCGCCTACCGAACCAGGCGCCATGGTCAGCCCGACGCAGCTTCCCACTTCATCGTGCGCCCAAGCCAAGATTCAGCAGCAAATGCTGCGGTCAGGGTCGATCCGATTTCAACGTTCTTGACCGCGCGCTGGGGTTTTCACGAGAATCACCTCGGTCACACAATCTACTGCCGCAACTATCACGATCCCTGGCCGCTCCAGCATGCTGAGCTGGTGTATCTGGATGATGGGCTGCTAGCTGCAGCGGGGTTTGAAGGACTGACCGACCGGGCCCCCGACTCAGTGCTGTACGCTCCAGAAGTCACGACCGTTTTCGCAGCCCCGCAGCGGCATAATCGCCTCCACTGA
- the ychF gene encoding redox-regulated ATPase YchF, producing MALTIGIVGLPNVGKSTLFNALTRNQVLAANYPFATIEPNIGVVSLPDPRLARLAEVFSSQRILPATVSFVDIAGIVRGASEGEGLGNQFLANIREAEAIVQVVRVFDDPDVIHVDGKVDPGSDMETINTELILADLQTLEKAIPRIEKEVKIKKRDASELTALQAALAVLERGDTVYSSIKSDKLEMEHLKELGLLTAKPFIFVFNADEGILGSTEKQEELRELVAPADCIFLDAKLESDLVELDEEEAREMLEMNGQDESGLDQLARVGFHTLGLQTYLTAGPKETRAWTIHRGDTAPQAAGVIHSDFQRGFIKAEVVSFDDLMEAGSMATAKSRGKVRIEGKEYVMVDGDVVEFRFNV from the coding sequence GTGGCTCTTACTATAGGCATCGTCGGACTGCCCAACGTCGGCAAATCAACTCTGTTCAACGCGCTGACGCGCAACCAGGTTCTGGCAGCAAACTACCCGTTTGCCACCATTGAGCCCAATATCGGGGTCGTCAGTCTGCCCGATCCTCGTCTGGCACGGCTGGCCGAGGTATTCAGTTCCCAGCGCATCCTGCCGGCGACGGTCTCGTTTGTCGACATTGCCGGGATCGTCCGTGGCGCCTCAGAGGGTGAGGGGCTCGGGAACCAGTTCCTAGCGAACATCCGTGAAGCAGAGGCGATTGTCCAGGTGGTCCGTGTCTTTGACGATCCCGACGTCATCCACGTCGACGGCAAAGTGGATCCGGGATCAGACATGGAGACCATTAATACCGAGCTGATCCTCGCCGATCTCCAGACTCTGGAAAAGGCGATTCCGCGCATCGAAAAAGAAGTGAAGATCAAGAAGCGTGACGCCTCGGAACTCACGGCACTTCAGGCCGCTCTCGCCGTGCTTGAACGCGGAGACACGGTCTATTCGTCCATCAAGAGCGACAAACTCGAGATGGAGCACCTGAAGGAGCTCGGCCTGCTGACGGCCAAGCCGTTCATCTTTGTTTTCAACGCCGACGAAGGAATTCTGGGCAGTACCGAAAAACAGGAGGAACTGCGCGAGCTCGTTGCGCCCGCCGACTGCATCTTCCTAGACGCGAAGCTGGAATCGGACCTCGTTGAGCTGGACGAGGAAGAAGCCCGCGAAATGCTCGAAATGAACGGGCAGGACGAGTCTGGCCTGGACCAGTTGGCGCGGGTTGGCTTCCACACTCTCGGCTTGCAGACCTACTTGACGGCCGGGCCCAAAGAAACTCGCGCCTGGACGATCCACCGCGGAGACACAGCCCCGCAGGCCGCTGGGGTCATCCACTCGGATTTCCAGCGCGGCTTCATCAAGGCAGAGGTAGTGTCCTTCGATGACCTCATGGAGGCCGGCTCAATGGCTACAGCCAAGTCCCGAGGCAAGGTCCGTATTGAAGGCAAAGAGTATGTCATGGTCGACGGCGACGTGGTGGAGTTCCGCTTTAACGTGTAG